A stretch of Buteo buteo chromosome 9, bButBut1.hap1.1, whole genome shotgun sequence DNA encodes these proteins:
- the RPS25 gene encoding small ribosomal subunit protein eS25, whose amino-acid sequence MPPKDDKKKKDAGKSAKKDKDPVNKSGGKAKKKKWSKGKVRDKLNNLVLFDKATYDKLCKEVPNYKLITPAVVSERLKIRGSLARAALQELLSKGLIKLVSKHRAQVIYTRNTKGGDAPAAGEDA is encoded by the exons ATG ccgCCCAAAGACGACAAGAAGAAGAAGGACGCGGGCAAGTCCGCCAAAAAGGACAAGGACCCGGTCAACAAGTCCGGCGGCAAAGCCAAGAAGAAG AAGTGGTCCAAGGGGAAAGTGAGGGACAAGTTGAACAACCTTGTCCTGTTTGACAAGGCTACCTACGACAAACTCTGCAAAGAAGTGCCCAACTACAAGCTCATCACACCTGCAGTTGTCTCAGAGAGACTGAAGATTCGAGGTTCTCTGGCTAGGGCTGCCCTCCAGGAGCTGCTCAGCAAAG gTTTGATAAAGCTGGTGTCCAAGCACCGAGCCCAAGTGATCTACACTAGAAACACAAAAGGTGGAGATGCACCTGCCGCAGGGGAGGATGCATAG